The following coding sequences are from one Halorubrum sp. BOL3-1 window:
- a CDS encoding glycoside hydrolase family 97 catalytic domain-containing protein, which yields MGALVAAAAYSRDVSADAAQVANDADDAVQTVESPDGSIAVTVDVADGVPTYEVAKDGETYVGPSTVGFDFRNQPAFGASAGGDDGPVTVTGTDRRAATEEWEPVWGAYDEVSADYRSLAVGLSDGETDGDGRRAKLHVRVFDDGVGLRVVLGGGFASNADRAVIASENTGVDFAGDYDAWWIRNEVTNPRFEQEYSETPLSEIPGGTRTTRPTDTPVRTGAHTPLTVDAGDAYLSVHEANLDDYAAATLAPREDDGGTAFATELTPLPDGTKASLELPAATPWRTIQVVDRPGELIESQLVPLLSDPLDGEALPAAAGGEPDTDWIEPRKYVGIWWTMIAGQANWEYKTDDEIAGEGGNPAAYVHGARTERMKRYMRFASENGIDSVLVEGWNEGWDTYPGDGTGFGFGVEDSYPDFDVSEVTDFGAGLPEPVEMTIHNETAGNLPQYESAILDEDVFAGYDETGINSIKNGYVSDPGLGIDGDGASPTHNQHNQLAVNHHRLVIREAAANRQQLEIHEGIKPTGEVRTYPNVANREVVKAQEYDGFGQLGSNVGRDHHVTLPFTRNLAGPVSFQPGIFDITFGDDRGDQIQTTRAKQLAMYPTYLSGLQMAADRIEGYVDEAFEVGEALQAAAGDRDGLVTDDSWRNAFGTNYVAVDPNRAPSGSSVAFTVRNVASAGSYDLHLRYASDAEENAGRVIDAGTPRAMLRVGGETRTIEPSFTDYWDDWQVFTTEVELDAGDNEVAVELDYTEGGDGFEGDVGGFNLNAVAVTESGEPSPVPAEYEGYEPGNENFDAEPAFGFIESVPAAGWDETRVVGSAIGEYLAIARRHGDEWYVGAMTDGDGRAFDVPLDFLAPGKSGGSPGNSGDAPGRGNGDGRGDGNRGNGPGKGNSGNGRGSGRGSGRGSGNGNRNGPGDDSGRSGPKYVAEIYSDAVGTGVDADPTGVRIDEAVVTPSSTLLASLAPSGGTAVRLRPGQGREIKTLPEYERPEQEISIDIAGEADLNEPFITATGSNGAGFVGGTNVEVVVDGDVDAVANVRLPPNATDETVTLGYRISAIDEFDVAVRDPETGETLAAETVTVAPGDLVAALTDPAGDDDGPGEYVYPTDGAFEEGAFDLRSFRVLENETEYLFAFEVENLYAAFGGTFSPHYFVVYLRDPDGDGGRSTELGDLSVTAEFDDDWQYRVAASGFGGSVVDAEGNGLGSPERIADFESGIAIVSVQKSALGGADLVDWEVLPVVGSEDFGAFRDVQVDAGGFVFGGAREGAADNAPRVVDLITPEGVSQADALDYDADTLASLPFTSL from the coding sequence GTGGGGGCGCTGGTGGCGGCGGCCGCCTACTCGCGAGACGTGTCGGCCGACGCCGCACAGGTTGCCAACGACGCGGACGACGCGGTCCAGACGGTGGAGTCGCCCGACGGGTCGATCGCGGTCACCGTCGACGTCGCCGACGGGGTGCCGACCTACGAGGTCGCGAAGGACGGGGAGACGTACGTCGGGCCGTCGACGGTCGGGTTCGACTTTCGGAACCAGCCGGCGTTCGGCGCGAGCGCCGGCGGCGACGACGGACCGGTGACGGTCACCGGGACCGACCGCCGGGCGGCGACCGAGGAGTGGGAGCCGGTCTGGGGCGCGTACGACGAGGTCTCGGCCGACTACCGGTCGCTCGCTGTCGGGCTGTCGGACGGGGAGACCGACGGCGACGGGCGCCGAGCGAAGCTCCACGTCCGCGTCTTCGACGACGGGGTCGGACTGCGGGTCGTGCTCGGTGGAGGCTTCGCGAGCAACGCCGATCGGGCGGTGATCGCCTCGGAGAACACCGGCGTCGACTTCGCGGGCGACTACGACGCGTGGTGGATCCGCAACGAGGTGACGAACCCGCGGTTCGAACAGGAGTACAGCGAGACGCCGCTCTCGGAGATCCCGGGGGGCACGCGGACGACGCGGCCGACGGACACGCCGGTCCGGACCGGGGCGCACACGCCGCTCACGGTCGACGCCGGGGACGCGTACCTCAGCGTCCACGAGGCGAACCTCGACGACTACGCGGCCGCGACGCTCGCGCCGCGCGAGGACGACGGGGGGACCGCGTTCGCGACCGAACTCACGCCGCTGCCCGACGGCACGAAGGCCTCCCTCGAACTCCCGGCGGCGACGCCCTGGCGGACGATCCAGGTCGTCGACCGACCGGGCGAGCTGATCGAGTCGCAGCTCGTGCCGCTGCTCTCCGACCCGCTCGACGGGGAGGCGCTACCGGCGGCAGCAGGAGGCGAACCCGACACCGACTGGATCGAGCCGCGCAAGTACGTCGGCATCTGGTGGACGATGATCGCGGGGCAGGCGAACTGGGAGTACAAGACCGACGACGAGATCGCGGGCGAGGGGGGGAATCCGGCCGCCTACGTCCACGGCGCCCGTACCGAGCGGATGAAGCGGTACATGCGCTTCGCGAGCGAGAACGGGATCGACAGCGTCCTCGTCGAGGGGTGGAACGAGGGATGGGACACCTATCCCGGCGACGGCACCGGGTTCGGGTTCGGCGTCGAGGACTCCTATCCCGACTTCGACGTGAGCGAGGTGACCGACTTCGGCGCCGGTCTCCCTGAGCCGGTCGAGATGACGATCCACAACGAGACCGCGGGGAATCTGCCCCAGTACGAGTCAGCGATCCTCGACGAGGACGTGTTCGCGGGCTACGACGAGACGGGGATCAACTCGATCAAAAACGGCTACGTCTCCGACCCGGGACTCGGCATCGACGGCGACGGCGCCTCCCCGACCCACAACCAGCACAACCAGCTCGCGGTGAACCATCACCGGCTGGTGATCCGCGAGGCGGCCGCGAACCGCCAGCAGCTGGAGATCCACGAGGGGATCAAGCCGACCGGCGAGGTCCGAACGTACCCGAACGTGGCGAACCGCGAGGTCGTGAAGGCCCAAGAGTACGACGGGTTCGGCCAACTCGGCTCGAACGTCGGCCGCGACCACCACGTCACGCTCCCGTTCACGCGGAACCTCGCCGGGCCGGTGAGCTTCCAGCCGGGGATCTTCGACATCACCTTCGGCGACGACCGCGGCGACCAGATCCAGACGACGCGGGCGAAGCAGCTCGCGATGTACCCGACGTATCTCAGCGGCCTCCAGATGGCGGCCGACCGGATCGAGGGGTACGTCGACGAGGCGTTCGAGGTGGGCGAGGCGCTCCAGGCCGCCGCGGGCGACCGCGACGGCCTCGTCACCGACGACTCGTGGCGGAACGCGTTCGGCACCAACTACGTCGCCGTCGACCCCAACCGCGCCCCGAGCGGGTCGTCGGTCGCGTTCACGGTCCGGAACGTCGCCTCGGCCGGGAGCTACGACCTCCACCTCCGGTACGCGAGCGACGCCGAGGAGAACGCCGGCCGCGTGATCGACGCCGGCACGCCGCGGGCGATGCTCCGCGTCGGCGGCGAGACCCGGACGATCGAGCCGTCGTTCACCGACTACTGGGATGACTGGCAGGTGTTCACGACCGAGGTCGAACTCGACGCCGGCGACAACGAGGTCGCGGTCGAACTCGACTACACCGAGGGCGGCGACGGGTTCGAAGGCGACGTCGGCGGGTTCAACCTCAACGCGGTCGCGGTCACCGAGTCCGGCGAACCGTCGCCGGTCCCGGCCGAGTACGAGGGGTACGAACCCGGAAACGAGAACTTCGACGCCGAGCCGGCGTTCGGGTTCATCGAGTCGGTCCCGGCCGCGGGCTGGGACGAGACCCGCGTCGTCGGCTCCGCGATCGGTGAGTACCTCGCGATCGCCCGCCGACACGGCGACGAGTGGTACGTCGGCGCCATGACCGACGGCGACGGCCGGGCGTTCGACGTGCCCCTCGACTTCCTCGCACCCGGAAAGTCGGGCGGTTCCCCCGGAAACTCCGGCGACGCGCCGGGACGGGGGAACGGCGACGGACGCGGGGACGGCAACCGCGGAAACGGACCGGGGAAGGGCAACAGCGGAAACGGGCGCGGCAGCGGGCGCGGCAGCGGGCGTGGCAGCGGTAACGGCAACAGAAACGGGCCCGGCGACGACAGCGGTCGAAGCGGCCCGAAGTACGTCGCGGAGATCTACTCTGACGCCGTCGGGACCGGCGTCGACGCCGATCCGACCGGAGTCCGTATCGACGAGGCGGTCGTCACGCCGAGTTCGACCCTGTTGGCGTCGCTGGCGCCGAGCGGCGGGACCGCGGTCAGACTGCGCCCGGGGCAGGGCCGCGAGATCAAGACGCTTCCCGAGTACGAGCGGCCGGAACAGGAGATATCGATCGACATCGCCGGCGAGGCCGACCTCAACGAGCCGTTCATCACGGCGACGGGCTCGAACGGTGCGGGCTTCGTCGGCGGCACGAACGTCGAGGTCGTCGTCGACGGCGACGTGGACGCGGTCGCCAACGTGCGTCTCCCGCCGAACGCGACCGACGAGACGGTGACGCTGGGGTATCGGATCTCGGCCATCGACGAGTTCGACGTCGCCGTCCGCGACCCCGAGACCGGGGAGACGCTCGCGGCCGAGACGGTGACGGTCGCGCCGGGCGACCTCGTCGCCGCGCTGACCGACCCCGCCGGCGACGACGACGGACCCGGCGAGTACGTCTACCCGACCGACGGCGCGTTCGAGGAGGGCGCCTTCGACCTGCGCTCCTTCCGCGTGCTGGAGAACGAGACGGAGTATCTGTTCGCGTTCGAGGTCGAGAACCTCTACGCGGCGTTCGGCGGGACGTTCTCGCCGCACTACTTCGTCGTCTACCTCCGCGATCCGGACGGCGACGGAGGACGGTCGACCGAACTCGGCGACCTCTCCGTCACGGCCGAGTTCGACGACGACTGGCAGTACCGGGTCGCCGCGAGCGGGTTCGGCGGGAGCGTCGTCGACGCCGAGGGCAACGGGCTCGGGTCGCCGGAGCGGATCGCCGACTTCGAGTCCGGCATCGCGATCGTTTCGGTCCAGAAAAGCGCGCTCGGCGGCGCCGACCTCGTCGACTGGGAGGTCCTCCCGGTCGTCGGGTCGGAGGACTTCGGGGCCTTCCGCGACGTCCAAGTCGACGCCGGCGGCTTCGTCTTCGGCGGCGCCCGCGAGGGCGCGGCCGACAACGCGCCGCGCGTCGTCGACCTGATTACGCCGGAGGGCGTCTCGCAGGCGGACGCGCTCGACTACGACGCCGACACGCTCGCGTCGCTCCCGTTCACGTCGCTGTAG
- a CDS encoding DUF402 domain-containing protein: protein MVRVRVRGIYSTALTARLLDAGHEVVDASPPIRRRFDAAFGADPPDVRIETSANRQGVGASGDSDAVDAVREILTDSGRDALAWPDPTPPGAVLDGEVTETLGGGAVVRLRTGEGDEATGAPAGTPEGYLPYGDVDARVETGDSVRVQVRESAAPWTDRRPELSGELRVGGDLVALEPGSGTRVDARSDEAARELSGMLDLLDLEPPAGWRAVWRPPAVDADTESLTAGLDAAVDAAGNLREAAAGSGSVGDDETDGEGLGLLDDRSRLRDAPIAAPDAGVWVWFGRESRFGLDDARRTATATMPGHHRVKAGSADASAGVDLAEALCDPAPDAEFPFAVVSDAFGPREGDALRIDHGKPDGRLIALGEGTVTEVDADGGVTVEREMTGGGTYDGLGVDREAGDVAETSLKEGRWWYPTTYRGRDGTVRGTYVNVCTPVEVFPDAARYVDLHVDVVKRPDGTVERVDDDVLAESVAAGYTPEPLAEKARSVASALENAL, encoded by the coding sequence ATGGTACGGGTTCGCGTCCGCGGCATCTACTCGACGGCGCTCACCGCGCGCCTGCTCGATGCGGGCCACGAGGTGGTCGACGCCTCGCCGCCGATCCGCCGGCGCTTCGACGCCGCGTTCGGAGCCGACCCGCCGGACGTCCGGATCGAGACGAGCGCGAACCGACAGGGGGTCGGCGCGAGCGGCGACTCCGACGCGGTCGACGCGGTCCGCGAGATCCTGACCGACTCGGGCCGCGACGCGCTCGCGTGGCCGGACCCGACCCCGCCCGGGGCCGTCCTCGACGGCGAGGTGACGGAGACGCTCGGCGGGGGCGCGGTGGTGCGGCTCCGAACCGGCGAGGGAGACGAAGCGACGGGCGCGCCGGCGGGGACCCCCGAGGGGTATCTCCCGTACGGCGACGTCGACGCCCGGGTGGAGACGGGCGACTCGGTCCGCGTCCAGGTGCGCGAGTCGGCGGCGCCGTGGACCGACCGCCGCCCCGAGCTGTCGGGGGAACTGCGGGTCGGCGGCGACCTCGTCGCGCTCGAACCGGGGTCTGGGACGCGGGTCGACGCGCGGAGCGACGAGGCCGCGCGGGAGCTGTCGGGGATGCTCGACCTGCTCGACCTCGAACCGCCGGCGGGCTGGCGAGCGGTGTGGCGGCCGCCGGCCGTCGACGCCGACACGGAGTCGCTGACCGCCGGACTCGACGCGGCGGTCGACGCCGCCGGGAACCTGCGCGAGGCGGCCGCGGGGAGCGGAAGCGTGGGCGACGACGAGACCGACGGAGAGGGGCTGGGTCTCCTCGACGACCGCTCCCGGCTCCGCGACGCGCCGATCGCCGCGCCGGACGCCGGCGTCTGGGTCTGGTTCGGGCGCGAGAGTCGGTTCGGACTCGACGACGCCCGCCGGACTGCGACCGCGACGATGCCGGGCCACCACCGCGTGAAGGCGGGGTCGGCAGACGCCTCGGCCGGGGTCGACCTCGCGGAGGCGCTCTGCGATCCCGCCCCCGACGCCGAGTTCCCGTTCGCGGTCGTGAGCGACGCGTTCGGCCCGCGCGAGGGCGACGCGCTCCGGATCGACCACGGGAAGCCCGACGGCCGGCTGATCGCCCTCGGGGAGGGGACGGTCACCGAGGTCGACGCGGACGGCGGCGTCACCGTCGAGCGCGAGATGACCGGCGGCGGGACCTACGACGGACTGGGGGTCGACCGCGAGGCGGGCGACGTCGCCGAGACGAGCCTGAAGGAGGGACGGTGGTGGTACCCGACCACCTACCGCGGGCGCGACGGGACCGTCCGCGGGACGTACGTCAACGTCTGCACGCCGGTGGAGGTGTTCCCCGACGCCGCCCGCTACGTGGACCTCCACGTCGACGTGGTGAAGCGGCCGGACGGGACCGTCGAGCGCGTCGACGACGACGTCTTGGCCGAGTCGGTCGCGGCGGGGTACACGCCCGAGCCGCTGGCCGAGAAGGCGCGGAGCGTCGCGTCGGCGCTGGAGAACGCGCTGTAA
- a CDS encoding PrsW family intramembrane metalloprotease, whose amino-acid sequence MPSEEDPIASRADDDRDLYDVATWEERTSFDGLSVALYWLLTRSAKAGIVLVALVGLLAILGSFGIGLLFDPAIAVLLGLSVIPALGLAAYVYVSDVTTAEPLSLLVATFLLSILTATFAAVLNGRLRPFFDPLGFPGLVLFFFLIVGPVEESVKLLAVRLYAYTDARFDAVIDGAVYGAIAGLGFVVIENFVYIAQNVDIGELTIGVAALGAGDGIAALRALAGPGHVIYSGFAGYYLGLAKFNPENRGPIIVKGLVLAAAIHALYNTLVGPVTGIASGLFGVPQVLALFGFVLVFQGAFGYVLLRKVRRYRDAYIETRDAVDPDVEPELTEFEQ is encoded by the coding sequence ATGCCATCCGAGGAGGACCCGATCGCGTCCCGGGCTGACGACGACCGTGACCTCTACGACGTCGCGACGTGGGAGGAGCGGACCTCCTTCGACGGGCTGTCGGTCGCGCTGTACTGGCTGCTCACCCGCTCCGCGAAGGCCGGGATCGTCCTCGTCGCGCTCGTCGGTCTCCTCGCGATACTCGGCTCGTTCGGGATCGGACTGCTCTTCGACCCCGCGATCGCGGTCCTCCTCGGGCTCTCGGTGATCCCCGCGCTCGGACTGGCCGCGTACGTGTACGTCTCCGACGTCACGACCGCCGAGCCGCTGTCGCTGCTCGTGGCCACGTTCCTGCTGTCGATCCTGACCGCGACGTTCGCGGCGGTCCTCAACGGCCGGCTTCGGCCGTTCTTCGACCCGCTCGGCTTCCCGGGACTCGTGCTCTTCTTCTTCCTGATCGTGGGGCCGGTCGAGGAGTCGGTGAAACTGCTCGCGGTGCGGCTGTACGCGTACACCGACGCCCGGTTCGACGCCGTCATCGACGGGGCCGTCTACGGCGCCATCGCGGGTCTCGGGTTCGTCGTCATCGAGAACTTCGTGTACATCGCCCAGAACGTCGATATCGGGGAGCTGACGATCGGGGTCGCCGCGCTCGGCGCGGGCGACGGAATCGCCGCGCTCCGGGCGCTCGCGGGACCGGGCCACGTGATCTACTCGGGGTTCGCGGGCTACTACCTCGGGCTGGCCAAGTTCAACCCGGAGAACCGCGGCCCGATAATCGTCAAGGGGCTCGTCCTCGCGGCGGCGATCCACGCGCTGTACAACACCCTCGTCGGACCGGTGACGGGGATCGCCTCGGGGCTGTTCGGCGTCCCGCAGGTGCTCGCCCTGTTCGGGTTCGTCCTCGTCTTTCAGGGCGCGTTCGGCTACGTCCTCCTCCGGAAGGTCCGACGCTACCGCGACGCGTACATCGAGACGCGCGACGCGGTCGACCCCGACGTCGAGCCGGAGCTGACCGAGTTCGAACAGTAG
- a CDS encoding ROK family protein, giving the protein MYYVGVDLGATNVRAVVGDETTAILGSASRDTPRGPNGIAVTEAVLEVVRNACADAGVAPSETVAAGIGSIGPLDLAEGVVQGPANLPDTVERIPLVGPVGRLLDTDEVYLHNDTIAGVIGERFHSERNPDDMVYLTISSGIGAGVAVDGNVLSGWDGNAGEVGHMTVDPHGFMTCGCGLDGHWEGYCSGNNIPRYARELYEEDPIGTCLPVEDPDFSAVDVFEAAGEDTFADHVIDQVAHWNAMGIANIIHAYAPLVVSVGGAVALNNPDRVLDPIREKLPEMVFINVPEVRLTDLGDEVVVKGALASALTGGTGDRSRVESPP; this is encoded by the coding sequence ATGTATTACGTGGGCGTCGATCTCGGGGCGACGAACGTCCGGGCAGTCGTCGGCGACGAGACCACGGCGATCCTCGGCTCCGCGTCGCGAGACACCCCGCGGGGACCGAACGGCATCGCCGTCACGGAGGCCGTCTTGGAGGTGGTTCGGAACGCCTGTGCGGACGCGGGAGTCGCGCCGAGCGAGACGGTCGCGGCCGGGATCGGTTCGATCGGCCCGCTCGACCTAGCGGAGGGAGTCGTCCAGGGACCCGCGAACCTCCCGGACACCGTCGAGCGGATCCCCCTCGTCGGCCCGGTCGGCCGGCTGCTCGACACCGACGAGGTGTACCTCCACAACGACACCATCGCGGGCGTCATCGGCGAGCGGTTCCACTCCGAGCGCAACCCCGACGACATGGTGTATCTCACCATCTCCTCGGGGATCGGCGCCGGGGTCGCCGTCGACGGCAACGTGCTCTCGGGATGGGACGGCAACGCCGGCGAGGTCGGCCACATGACCGTCGACCCGCACGGCTTCATGACCTGCGGCTGCGGACTCGACGGCCACTGGGAGGGGTACTGCTCGGGCAACAACATCCCGAGATACGCTCGCGAACTGTACGAGGAAGATCCGATCGGGACGTGTCTCCCGGTCGAGGACCCCGACTTCTCCGCGGTCGACGTGTTCGAGGCGGCGGGCGAGGACACCTTCGCCGACCACGTGATCGACCAGGTCGCCCACTGGAACGCCATGGGAATCGCCAACATTATTCACGCGTACGCCCCGCTGGTCGTGAGCGTCGGCGGCGCGGTCGCGCTCAACAACCCCGACCGCGTCCTCGACCCCATCCGCGAGAAGCTCCCGGAGATGGTGTTCATCAACGTCCCGGAGGTGCGGCTCACCGATCTGGGCGACGAGGTGGTGGTGAAGGGCGCCCTCGCGAGCGCGCTGACGGGCGGGACCGGCGACCGCTCGCGGGTCGAGAGTCCGCCCTGA
- a CDS encoding universal stress protein — protein MSIETVVLAVGTEDEEHAERLASEIIAVAEPADAGVVLTHVFDETEFDGIREKLGVDRDGEGSTPDAVAERHATTRAISKALADAGVRYSVRGAVGDLADEVVGTADSLGADRVVVGGRQRSPTGKAVFGSTAQEVMLSAPCPVTFVRDVAE, from the coding sequence ATGAGCATCGAAACGGTGGTACTGGCGGTCGGCACAGAGGACGAGGAACACGCGGAACGGCTCGCGAGCGAGATCATCGCGGTCGCGGAGCCGGCGGACGCCGGGGTCGTGTTGACCCACGTGTTCGACGAGACGGAGTTCGACGGGATCCGGGAGAAGCTGGGCGTCGACCGGGACGGCGAAGGCTCGACGCCCGACGCGGTCGCGGAGCGACACGCGACCACCCGGGCGATCTCGAAGGCGCTCGCGGATGCGGGCGTGCGGTACTCGGTCAGAGGCGCGGTCGGTGACCTCGCGGACGAGGTCGTCGGGACCGCCGACAGCCTCGGAGCCGACCGCGTCGTCGTCGGCGGCCGACAGCGCTCTCCGACGGGGAAGGCCGTCTTCGGCAGCACCGCTCAGGAGGTCATGCTGTCGGCGCCGTGCCCGGTGACGTTCGTCCGCGACGTCGCGGAGTAA
- a CDS encoding DUF5611 family protein: MKQYKMRRGEHLDDRMPDLRGSIEEYFGEVTGTEEYDGHELYVVGDPDNPVFKRIVAGAAEYGSKKDKLAVHFEERPAEEVIAEGDADAAADAVDAKNEFLLEATGRDAKSRRDSLKRKVEDEAPDY, from the coding sequence ATGAAGCAGTACAAGATGCGCCGCGGCGAGCATCTGGACGACCGGATGCCGGACTTGAGAGGTTCCATCGAGGAGTACTTCGGCGAGGTCACCGGCACCGAGGAGTACGACGGCCACGAGCTGTACGTCGTCGGTGATCCCGACAACCCGGTGTTCAAGCGGATCGTCGCGGGCGCCGCCGAGTACGGGAGCAAGAAAGACAAGCTGGCGGTCCACTTCGAGGAGCGGCCCGCCGAGGAGGTCATCGCCGAGGGAGACGCCGACGCCGCCGCGGACGCCGTCGACGCGAAAAACGAGTTCCTGTTGGAGGCGACCGGTCGCGACGCGAAGTCCCGTCGCGACTCGCTGAAGCGCAAAGTCGAGGACGAAGCGCCCGACTACTGA
- a CDS encoding 2Fe-2S iron-sulfur cluster-binding protein — MPTVSYQGEEIECEKGAVLRDVLKEAGLSVYNGKMEQLNCRGAGSCGSCAVQVDGEVSEQSKKERARLWLPPHHPNHDVRLACQTKVEGDVEVTKGRGLFGQHI, encoded by the coding sequence ATGCCTACCGTATCCTATCAGGGCGAAGAGATCGAGTGCGAGAAGGGAGCCGTGTTGCGCGACGTGCTCAAGGAGGCCGGTCTCTCGGTCTACAACGGCAAGATGGAGCAGCTCAACTGTCGGGGCGCCGGGTCGTGCGGCTCCTGTGCGGTCCAGGTCGACGGCGAGGTGAGCGAGCAGAGTAAAAAGGAGCGCGCCCGCCTCTGGCTCCCGCCGCACCACCCGAACCACGACGTTCGCCTCGCCTGCCAGACGAAAGTCGAGGGCGACGTCGAGGTGACGAAGGGGCGCGGTCTCTTCGGACAGCACATCTGA
- a CDS encoding cold-shock protein, producing MATGKVDFFNDTGGYGFIETDDADDDVFFHMEDVGGPDLEEGQELEFDIESSEKGPRATNVVRQ from the coding sequence ATGGCGACCGGAAAGGTTGATTTCTTCAACGACACTGGCGGCTACGGCTTTATTGAGACTGACGACGCGGACGACGACGTGTTCTTCCACATGGAAGACGTCGGCGGCCCGGACCTCGAAGAGGGCCAGGAGCTCGAGTTCGACATCGAGTCCTCCGAGAAGGGCCCCCGCGCGACCAACGTCGTTCGGCAGTAA